The following nucleotide sequence is from Anopheles stephensi strain Indian chromosome 3, UCI_ANSTEP_V1.0, whole genome shotgun sequence.
ATAGGGGTAAGATCTCGCTGAAAGGTTGCCTACAAAGTGCGTTAGCTAATGGATATCGGCATCAGTTTCATCTGCTCATGCCCGTAGGAATATCGATACTATGTGGGCAGCAAACTATTTTCCGGCCTTCTGCGTGCACCACTCCTCGACGAACCCTACACTGGATGCTGCAGTCCGTCGCAGGTGCATGCGTCTTGGCAGGGACAGTGCTTCAGTACATCAATCGAGAaatgaaacacaaacaccatGTCGTCTCGGTGCATTCGGCCGTGGGACTGGCATCGGTAGTGTTGGTCGGTGTTGGGCTAGTTAGCGGTTCGGTCGCACTGTACGGACGGGAGCTCCGCAGCTGTCTTAGCCCACTGTGGCTGTACCGATGGCATCGTGCCGTAGGAGTAGTAGCTTTTTCGACCGGATTGGTTTCTTTAACAATCGCATACGATAAGCACATTTTTGCGGATATCTTTAGCGCCGAGATGCGAATTTTCGCCAAAATTGTAACAGCAATTACCGGTCTGATAAGTTTATTCGGAACGTTACGAAAAACGCACACCTATTTGAGCGATTCCTGCAACACGCGATGATACGTTATCGCACCGCTCCCAAATTCCTTGATCCTTTCCGGAATCGATTTGAGAATCGATCGCGTTTACGAGATTGTAAGGGGCGTCAATTAAAACCTCCCCAGAGGCGTGCTACTAGAATGCTCGTGTCAACATGACCTAAGCCACTGAAATCGGCCTGTCTACTGTTTTATTGCCGGTGTCTGTACATTCGAATCCAAGAGATAAACTTACAACCCTCCAACCGAACAACCGAGGTGCACATTCCGATTGGTTCCGATTTAGCACCGGTTAGACCCACTGCCATGACGTGAGGGCGTATCGGTTTCAACCGAAGCTGTCTAGTCGCGCACGTAGCATCTCGCACACGTTCTACTGATAACAATCGAACACAGACTTGCTGCCGCTCGCGAATGCGCATTCGTAGGGCTCACAATGCTATAAACATTTGGTTGTGTCCGCACTAGTGTTGATGCTTCGGTCATAAAACAAACCGCTGCTGGGTTGCCTGCCTTCCAACGGTATCGATCTATTGTCATGGTACAAAAGCAAGCTGCATCGACCTCGTACCTCGTTCATATGTTACACGGTGTGCGCGCAATAGGGACTGGACTATGTGAAGCCTTCCGTTTAATTATGTGTCCGTGTGTATTCTGTTGATCTCTTACCGGATCGATcgtatgaatgtgtgtgtgtgtcaaacaTTTGAATAGTAAGCAAGTGCTCCTCCGATTACAAgttgttaaatattttgtgGTGCACGGACAAACGCGAGCAATATGAAATCCGCACACACAAGCGATCAGAACTCGACGGTTACGATGGACCGGAAGAGCGTTACGGAAAACGAGTGGTTTTTCATGCTGGACGGCATTTTCAACACGATCAATCACACTATGATCGGAGTGGTCTGCATCTACACCAGCTGGTTGTGTTGGATAAATGGATTCGAAAATTTGTACACGTGGCACGTGTTCCTCACACTGATCGGGGTAAGGTGTTGGACAGACGGGTTGccttttcaattttcctccCCTCCCCCTAATTTTACTTATTTCCAAAAAAATAGTATCATCTACTGATGGCCGAAGGAATAGTGTTGCTGTACAGTGGCAACGGTTGGACGCAGAAGCTGACGCACTCGCACAAACGCACCGTGCATTGGTTGATCGAAGTCGTCGGTTGCACTTGCTGTGTGGTGGGCATAGCGCTGGAAATCTACTTCCGGCAATCTACCAACCGGCGACACTTTTCGTCCACGCACAGTATCGTGGGGCTTATTTCGCTCGTGTTCCTTGCCCTCACGCTGGTGAACGGATTGATGGCGCTGTTTGCGGCCGACCTTCGGAAACGCATACGTCCGATCTACTCAAAGCTGAGCCACTATCTTACCGGGACGGTGTGCTACGTGCTGGGCATGGTGGCAATCGTGCTGGCGTACGAGAAGAAAATCTATCACCAGAATACGATCACCAAGGGCATAACGATGATGACCGTTTTCACGATAGCGGTTACCGTGCTCAGCATGGTTGGAGTGGTGAAAACGATGTACAATCAGTTTAAAACTCTAGCAAAGTAGCTGGAATATAGTCACGCGAATACACTCGTCTACAGGAAAGGTTTCCAAGATATTAGCAGCGACTGGAATTCATGTTCAATCTCCAGCTTAACGAATGGTAAAATGAATAAAGTATATCGTTAATAGAGTAAATGGCAgtcaaaaaaaaccatcattTATGAGTTATGAGAATCGGACGTCGGGGCACGTGAAGGCATGATACGACACGATAGTCCAGTATGGCTAGTCAAACCGACACGAAAAGCAGACACGTGCTGTTAACGTACCCATGTAACCGGCATGCGACACTCGACGTTCTTTCTTTCTGGCGTGTCTCTCGAAGGCTTGCAAAGAAGCGCCCCAGCAACTTCAAACTCCAATGTTATCAAACGTTTATTGGAAAAAGAGGGAGATCTAATGTTATAGTTACAGTGAGTGAAAATTCATTTACCTTTGCTGGGGTTCTTTCTGTCGCATCTTGTTCTGGCGAATGTTCACCAGTTTGTcgccggttgttttttttttattagtcgCAAATTGTCACTAACAATAATGATTCGCTTTGTTGATGTGTAACGATGTGAAGGTGTAAGTATTTCTCtctgataaatatttaaccaATTACTACCGCCTCAGGTTTGGCTACCGGTCGCAACTAAACCAGCCACTCCAAACTCTGCcccttttcctttccatccGTTCCTTCCTTGGGAAAACTGCACGAAATCTAAACGTAACGACACTGCTTTGTTGCAAATAAGTATTAAGTGTTCCGTAACGATGgcggagaaagaaaaaatggttGCCGATTAGTTAGTGTTCAAACCCTCAGTACGAGCTGTTGTCTGCTGTGTGTGATTAATGGAAACATCATGCTCGATCGTTCGCCGTCCGGGCGTTGTGCATTAGTGCACGTATGCACACTCGCTGCCTGCACTCGAAACGCTCTTCATTCAGTTGATGGCTAGTATGAAGGGCGATAGGTTTattgctgtttgctgatcggcGCCTAGTTTACGTTCTTGGCTACTGCTAAAAACCCAAAAGCTACTGAAAATGGGAGTTGATCAACGCACATATGACACACAGTTCTCCTGCCCTGCTCAAAAATACTGTTGAATGGTTGCTCTCTTTGCTCGCCGCAGGTAATTTAGGATGGATTCAACGCAAATGTTGCCTTCCCTTGGCTTTTGtgctttttaaattaataatggACGCAGGATAATACGCTCAACCCTTCAGCCTGCGCAGCCTCGTGTAGTGTTGTGTTAATGGGGTGCAAACCAAAAGTACTCGGTTCCGCGCTTTAGTACAGCTCGTTCTGTCGCGTTCGGCACATCTGACAGCACGCCTGGCTGTAGTACGCGTAGTTGCACAGTTTGGCCTTTAACACTATCGTACAGTTGGGGAAATCGTCGCGACAGTTCTCGTCGTTCGGCATCATATCCGATCGTGCTTCGTAGTATGGATCCACCGATGAAGTGGAGGACGCGGTCGTGGAGTAGGAGGGTAAGGATGCGGCCGTTGTCGTCCTGGTCGTGGCAGACGTGACGGATGAAGCGGTCGATAGTGGGCAAGCCTCCTCATTACACACCCGGTACGATAGGGGCCGATCGACGTACCGGCAGCCACCCGATTCCTGGAGCATTTTGTCGCGCAAGTTGAACTCTAAACACTTGACCACACGGCGCTGATTGCCTCCGCCACAGGGCTTGGTACACTACATGGAAATAGGCACGTGTTGAATCATTTTTGAGAatttataaaatgtaaattacgGTCAGAGCTATGCAATGATGCTGGAAACCATGGGGGaatcaaaaatgaaaaaacaaacccggaTCCCAACCACCTACCTCGGTCCATTCGGAGAAGTGCCACCTGGGTTTACATTCCTCGAACGATTCACTGTCGCACGGTTCGATCGATTTCGGTCGTAGCTCCGTGTCACATTCGCTTTCCGGCGCAAAGTGGTCGTTACGAATGCAGAGCACCGTTCTGGAGCGTGTTAGATTGAAGCAATCTCCGGAGCACTGGGAAATGAAATGGTAGTTAGCGATCATTCGGTGAAGCGTTTCTTTGGAGGCTTGAAGTTGCACTCAGACACTCACCAGAGTCCAAGGACCCGCAAACCATTCGCCAAATTCGCACGCTCGATTGCTGGTGCACTCACGGGACGTTTCCGGCATCATGCGCAGATCGCACCGTTCCGAGTTGACCGAGGAGCTGCGATCGCAGAAGATCGATCGTGTCTGCATGCCGATGCCGCACGTCGTTGAGCACCGGGTGCTCCAGTTCGCAGTCAGCCAGACCCCCGTCTTCTTCGACTCTGCCCGATAGTTGATGTGGTTTATGTCGGTCCGTTGGCGACTGTGCGGCACGATAAGCCCGCTGCTCGCTATTGGGCCATTTTCCATATCGTTCTGTGTGTGACTGTGGCTTGCACCCGCGCTGTGATGGtcgtggtgctggtgctggtgctgtcCTCGATGGCCCCGATGTTCGTGTTGGTGTTGGCTCTCGGTAGGTTTGTAGCGGGGCTTTTCCGTTCTCGCCGGTGTAGGTTTAACGACGCGCGAGCACTCACATCGTTCCGTGCTGGGCGGAAGCTCTTCCATGCAAGCTCCATTGTTGACCTGTATCACAATGCCGGACAGCAGCTCTTGCACGCACTTGACTTCGCGCGTGCGGAATACTTCCTCGTCGTACTTTTCCTCACAATTGCACTGGTCCCAGTCGCCGAGCTTCCAGTACGCGGGGCACGGTTGAGTGTTACAGCGCAACAAATTCTCGTTCAGCACCGGCTGTTGCAGATGGGCGCATCGTTTGACGGAAAACACGCGCGTCGGAGATTCGCGGACGCACTTGATGATGGGCTGCTGGATGCCTCCGCCGCACGACTTGCTGCACGCACTGAACCCGATCACCTTCCACAAGTACTTTCGCTTGCGCTGACCAACCCGTCCTGTGCTGGGAGTGTTCGTGCTGTTAACCGAACTTACCAAACGCTGTTTTGGCACTCGAAGATTGGACTTTTCCGAGATTTCATTTCCCGCTACAAAAAATAGGCCGGAAAAGGTCAAAGAAAATTCAGTAACAACGCAAGCCAAACAAGCGCGCCGTGATGCTGATGGAAACTGCTGCCATCGCCCTGGGATGTTTCATTTGGCAGGATTTTGTTTCCACTtctgtgaatttttgaccaaccccccccgccccccatctttccccattttttcttACCTTCGACACTGGGAACTTCTTCCTGCGATGTGGGTTCGGTCGGGTTGACATTGACGGGTAGGAAGTATTCGTACTTGATGCCCGGGTTCGGTGACTGTGAAAGCAGAAACACCTGCACCGGTTCGTTGGTGGGCCCGAGCGCAGTCACCCATTCGGTGATGCCTTCCACGTGCCGGAAGCTGCTGTTGGAACCGTTGTTCAGCCCATCGACTCGACGATAATCGAACACAGTCCCGGCGGCGATGTAATGTCCACTGAGCGAGATCGTGTAGTCCCCGTTGATAAAAAACCGTTGATCGGCCGTTTTCAGCGCTGGGTCGGAACGGGTGTGGATAAAATGTATATTTTATTAGATTTGGAGAACATGGATACATTTTTAATAGAATATTTTCGATGGGATATTCATGCTATTTGTGAGTTACTTTcaattcaatatttaaaatgcTCAAACGATTGACATGAGGGCGAAAGGAATAACTTAATAATCAATACAACCAAGTTGTTGGAGTCGAGGAAAATGTGGGGTTAAAGACATCACGAGACATTAAAAACATTTGTTTGGACTAAGCGTGATggatctatttttttttcgatcataaaaaaaatccttactCCTTTACTTCTCATTGGAATCCATATCGAATCCCAATGAAACCCTAATAGAATCCTTATCGAATCCTAATGAAATCCTAATCGAATACTTATCTAATTCTCGGATCTAATTCGGATCGGAATCGGAGCGGGTTCGGATCAGATTCAGATCGAATTTGGGTCGGATTCCGATATGATTCGAATCCTTAAGAAATCTGAATCGGGATCGGATCCTTCTGGAATTCAAATCGGATTCAAATCCGTTATTTAGGATCCATTGCGATTCGAATCTTTATAGGGATTAAATCTTCGAAACTTCCGAATCTCCTAGCAGTTGAATCAGACCCcgctacgggggaacggtcccgATGGGGTACGATCGCCCGGTTCTTCCAAGTGAAGATAGGCGCCACTGTCTCATTTACCACCGAGTCGGCCCTCATCCTCATTCCTAAGATTGAATCTGATTGGTTCGAAAATTAGACCTGTGAGACATTTTTCGACAATGGTAACATCATGACTTCACACAGCAAGGATATTCATCATAAGCCTAATTTGGTTTATGTCCTGTAGAATAATTCAAAGAATGGGCATGTAATTCGGCAAGTAACcacttttattttctcttacAAGAACAATGCTCAATTCCATCATGATCAGTTCTCCAGTGCATTAGCATAGCGCCAACAGCCATTCTGAAATGTCGGATTTTGCAGCAAGGATGCTTTAGTTTAATGGGACAATTTTTGCCCATTTGCGCAATCCCCTCATCGGGCACAACCGAAACGATTGGGTTTTGAGATGAATATATGTGTTTAAACCATGCAGTGACGGCAAGCGTCTGTAAACGGTACTGTCGCGCCCATTAGCGAAAGGTGCGTGCAAAGAACCGGGAAAAAAGCTTTCCTATAGCGACGTACGACACACTATGGCGGAGAGCTGTCGGGTGTGAAGGAAACACACAGCACATTGCATGAATTAATGGATAATGCTTCGGCTCGTCCGGGGTCGGGTGCCGTTCGCTCGcgggatggatggaaatggaaagtaAATTAAGGTATGCATCGGACAGATTTCCATCTTAATTTGGTTATGTGGTGCAGGTAATTTTTTGTCCTGAACTTTAGGGGTTCGGTATGGTGACACTGTGCCGTTCTAGCCGCCATCGGTAACGGTAATGCTGCTGATGTGATGCTTGGTGCAATGCGGCCATTGCGCTCGCCGACTGGCGTTTTGGTGTGGTACTGATCCATTTCGGGTCGGAACATGGTTGTAGGTAGGAGGATAGATTTTCAATACACTTTGTCTGGATTTAATCGCAGAGAAAGAATCGCTTGCGTCGCTTTGCAGTAATGGCAGGAAGGTTTCCCCGATATTGGCACCATCAATCTACGTTTATCTCAATTGGTGCGCTTGCAAACGGCAACAGAACAAAGTGTTTCATTGCACCATTATGATTGCTAGTCGATTATTATTGGATTTATGGGCGGTTTATGATAATTTGTGGCGGTGGTTGTGCGCTGGTAGACATGGCCAAAGATTTGAACTGTGAAGGACACTATGAATTGTTGTTTTAAGTGCATTGTTTCTCATATAGAACATTTTACAGTCCGAGCAGTTGTGAGCACGCCTATGAGACTCTGTTTAAAACTGATGCATTCTTCTTCACCGCGTTCGACAGGAAAATGGTCCGAAGTATTGTTGGTCGCTTATGTGTTTAAGGACAATCGGCGATCTCACCATTCGATTTGCCAGGCACCGGTGGGCTGGCCATGTCATGAAAAAGGCTACATGGACGATCGGTTGTCCACATGCACAGAAAAAGCCCAATTAAGAGAAGCGTCCGTCAGAAGTGCCTGGACATTGGAATGCCAGAAGATGACGCCACAACGTGAGCGAGGATTAGTGAATTATTGCAATAGAACAATTAAAGTTTTGAAGGAGATTTCTTTGAGATTGCTGTCTTAAAAGAAAGGACTACTGTGATCCCATCTTCTGATCCTCGGACGCCCCGCTTTTATCGATACCCCGCTTTTATCGATGAGTACtatcaaataaattaaacatataGTGAGCTGTAGGTTtcttggttttttatttgttatggTCCAACCTGGCTCGGTAGATCTGTCACGGGAACTCACCGGTGACATGCAACGGTCACCGGTTGATGTGTTAGTGCGATCTACCGAGAGGTCAGCGAACGAGCGTGAGCGTCCACTAAGAGATTAGATCCGTCCTAGCGTCCGAGCGGTGATCTTTCCCCGATTGACTGTATgtgctgtgtctgtgtgttagATGCAAAAGTGGCGTGAATTGTATCCGTGTAAAAGATTCGATGTACAAATATAAGTTCtgttaaaagcaaaacataaaagTATTCACTTCCTTGGTTCCGCTTAACACATCCCTCGTCGTTCACCGCTCGATCGTGTGCGGGACTGAGTTTTCCATTCGCGTCAGTTCATTCCTTCTATCTCATCTGAGTTCTTCGTACAGCTCATCTCTACGTAAGCAGAAACGAAAGTAGAAGTTCGGACACTTTAAACCTGAACTATTGCTAGAATTTGAGAACGATTTTCTTAATCTAAGAATggacaatcatcatcattatcttaTTAAAGGTCATGTAAAGGCCATGTTTAAGAAATAGTGGTGACTCATTCATATTGAACATACGTCATGTGTATCagtttttaaataagtttCTTAAATCTGTATTACCCAGAAATATTGATAATTTTAACCTAAAAAGTAGCTTTCCAAATTTCCGTTTGGCTTGCAAAAAGTCCGATTTTCTAcattcatttgtttatttcggCCATATAACGACGATTGTCCAACCCTTGACTGGACCTCCCTTGAGATGATCTTCCTCAAAGTCCAGCAATTGTTCAGATTTAAGGTGTACTGATATCCGTATATGAGGAAAAAAGTTCTCAATGTAATTTTCTCTAATGATCTTTATCCAAACAGACgttaccaaaaacaaaaatgaatttCAATTACACACTAGAAAATTCCGATGGCCAGTTCCGTTTACTTATCGTAGAACTAATTTGCTTAACCTCACCGATTGCGTGCTAAAGGTGAATGGAATGGCATCATCGATCCTGTCTGAGCGACAAGCTCGACCATGTGGGTTGCCATCATTCATGAAACCTGTTCATCTGTCATAAGTATATCAAGGACGAAGGGCATTATGTGCATCCCAAAGCACTGTAGAAGACGAGGATCTTTACCGGGCACGCAAAAACAAGATTCTTCAGTgttcgttttatttattcacaaGCTTTCGCCCACTGGCACCACCCGAACACTGGCAGACGCTACAGATGCATCGGTGGTTGCCACTGAAATGTGTCTCCATcgccccccccctctcccccccaCAATCCCAAGAACGAAAAACGATGAACTCGACCCCGCACAGGCCAGCAACCGGACGGACACAGAACGGAAGGTAGCATATAATGCTGCAGAGCGCGCGTGTGAAAAGAAGTGTCGCATTAGTTACAAACGATGACAGATCTCGGGTGCGCTCATGGTAGCAGCAACGGTATGCCGGTGCATATGGAAATGGCAGCAAATCGGCACACCTGCAAATAGCAACACCCTGtcagactgtgtgtgtgtcgctttCACCCCGATTTAATGCACGAAATACTCTGTCGTAACGGGGGCCGACCATCGTGGGTTCGGGAACCCGGTGGGATTGTGAGTGCGTTCTGCCATATTGTCAGCAAGCGGCGTCTAACGGCTCATAAATCTACCCAGCACCCAGTGATGGGTTCTTTTCTTCTGGCTAAATCAACCACAACAGTCGGACCGGTGTACTTAGACGGTCCGTCCGTGCAGCAAAGGTAAGAAAGTTCTATTCACTGGCATTCGAAGTTCGAAACCGAAACGTAATCCGAACGAAAAAGATGCACAGAACGCACGTGTATCGCAACGGTGTGAAGGGAAACGCGTGTTACATTAACGCTCCCAGCGCGCATTAGGAGTGCTGCCATGAAGTGGCGCGAACCGTTTCCATTAGGCCAGGGCGTTTGGATGCTTTCATCGTTTTCATTTACGGAAAAACGGCCCAGCTTCTCGTTCGGTCCTCTTGCCCATACGCGGGAGACCGCATATTAGCTGACCAAAGGAATGTaataaactaaaaataaacacatatTTAATACCCTCTTAAGTAAGCATGCAGATATGGGGCGATTTTCCGGAGGTAGCCCAAGTGAGAAAACCAGACGGTGCGAAGGGAGGCAGGTAGGAACCAGAGGTGG
It contains:
- the LOC118512435 gene encoding thrombospondin type-1 domain-containing protein 4 — protein: MILRLVCCITIIAITSSDTIGADLSTRDRIRIHREWLERRAAKRSDVSSSNSPPDSLVATTQRTTYMRKLIKFKNENEPLSENDISFVPHFGNGAEIGGGNSNGPVGVNNGSGPESAPTSASKQQDRHHHHQHQHHDHQHHHSDRQSQQRTNIQHHGVPAASRTSEKEILTDDAERYRYDVVSAQDGNRHPNVESGPRSEDSPTVVDESDTKQPLVYIMEPPTVTSPAPVLEDVRGPVSGLRAGEFPATTAATTPQVEEPTEKIDAAVVGSSHHQPQQNESRQQHNAAEANPLNNDLSAGTNVATLAPANAATTDHRKSNPMATQTTWDTAEEAPPSGRPSANGVVRSSGVPSGEERKSVLMTTTDQDPVMQEAVQEQNVAPTTGSVAGSMNVTVRNLFGPWSNWTACSRSCGGGVKTQVRSCWKREYINGKKSTKPAAESFECIGIIKRYHLCNEQECPTTDGDFREQQCASFNSQTFQDKRYIWEAFVKEDAECELNCKPIGMRYFATLNKTVIDGTPCSKPTEYFRRNNSGRGICVEGLCKAVHNSGVISGTFMNNGAVRCGMTVCRPISGIYTKTNPNNGYVHVATIPSGASNITITELQNSQNYLALKTADQRFFINGDYTISLSGHYIAAGTVFDYRRVDGLNNGSNSSFRHVEGITEWVTALGPTNEPVQVFLLSQSPNPGIKYEYFLPVNVNPTEPTSQEEVPSVEAGNEISEKSNLRVPKQRLVSSVNSTNTPSTGRVGQRKRKYLWKVIGFSACSKSCGGGIQQPIIKCVRESPTRVFSVKRCAHLQQPVLNENLLRCNTQPCPAYWKLGDWDQCNCEEKYDEEVFRTREVKCVQELLSGIVIQVNNGACMEELPPSTERCECSRVVKPTPARTEKPRYKPTESQHQHEHRGHRGQHQHQHHDHHSAGASHSHTQNDMENGPIASSGLIVPHSRQRTDINHINYRAESKKTGVWLTANWSTRCSTTCGIGMQTRSIFCDRSSSVNSERCDLRMMPETSRECTSNRACEFGEWFAGPWTLCSGDCFNLTRSRTVLCIRNDHFAPESECDTELRPKSIEPCDSESFEECKPRWHFSEWTECTKPCGGGNQRRVVKCLEFNLRDKMLQESGGCRYVDRPLSYRVCNEEACPLSTASSVTSATTRTTTAASLPSYSTTASSTSSVDPYYEARSDMMPNDENCRDDFPNCTIVLKAKLCNYAYYSQACCQMCRTRQNELY
- the LOC118509228 gene encoding cytochrome b561 domain-containing protein 2-like, with the protein product MKSAHTSDQNSTVTMDRKSVTENEWFFMLDGIFNTINHTMIGVVCIYTSWLCWINGFENLYTWHVFLTLIGYHLLMAEGIVLLYSGNGWTQKLTHSHKRTVHWLIEVVGCTCCVVGIALEIYFRQSTNRRHFSSTHSIVGLISLVFLALTLVNGLMALFAADLRKRIRPIYSKLSHYLTGTVCYVLGMVAIVLAYEKKIYHQNTITKGITMMTVFTIAVTVLSMVGVVKTMYNQFKTLAK